In Archangium violaceum, the following are encoded in one genomic region:
- a CDS encoding methyltransferase domain-containing protein, which translates to MPSTSPTPRSVPWWVERAESLLSSKDVRTLDLGALWELFEGFSFVRENVEPDLLLIDVRDRPELRALWDAMEVGALSVTEALDAAGDDVAQQLRTGDLAPAHFRERWEGLGFTEAAGRASTAADDWLEGLLRISRITTGQNRPPFGQVNMASRARRISDFLSITSPGQHDTIYDLGCGNGKFAITVAASSSARVKGVEYGQTYVESARRNGERFALPNLEFIHADVRDVDLSDGTAFYLYFPFWGEVAHAVARMLGDVARARDITVYASGPRHDYGEYFLEQVSQGALSLAPVRQDFADVMVLRSAAFA; encoded by the coding sequence ATGCCCTCCACCTCCCCCACCCCACGCTCCGTCCCCTGGTGGGTCGAGCGCGCCGAGAGCCTCCTGTCCTCGAAGGATGTGCGTACGCTGGACCTGGGCGCGCTGTGGGAGCTCTTCGAGGGGTTCTCCTTCGTGAGGGAGAACGTGGAGCCAGACCTGCTCCTCATCGACGTGAGGGATCGTCCGGAGCTGCGTGCCCTCTGGGATGCGATGGAGGTGGGTGCACTCTCGGTGACCGAGGCGCTGGATGCGGCCGGAGATGACGTCGCCCAGCAGCTTCGCACGGGAGACCTCGCACCGGCACACTTCCGGGAGCGGTGGGAGGGGCTCGGCTTCACCGAGGCCGCTGGTCGCGCGAGCACGGCGGCGGATGACTGGCTCGAGGGCCTGCTGCGCATCTCCCGCATCACCACGGGCCAGAACCGTCCCCCGTTCGGCCAGGTGAACATGGCTTCGCGGGCGCGGCGCATCTCCGACTTCCTCTCCATCACGAGTCCCGGGCAGCACGACACGATCTACGACCTGGGCTGTGGCAACGGGAAGTTCGCCATCACCGTGGCCGCGAGCTCCTCTGCGCGGGTCAAGGGCGTGGAGTACGGCCAGACCTACGTCGAGTCCGCGCGCCGCAATGGCGAGCGTTTCGCGCTGCCGAACCTGGAGTTCATCCACGCGGATGTGCGCGATGTGGACCTGTCGGACGGCACGGCGTTCTATCTGTACTTCCCCTTCTGGGGAGAGGTGGCGCACGCGGTGGCCCGGATGCTCGGGGACGTCGCGCGGGCCCGGGACATCACCGTGTACGCCTCGGGGCCCCGCCACGACTACGGCGAGTACTTCCTCGAGCAGGTGTCACAGGGCGCGCTGAGTCTCGCGCCGGTGCGCCAGGACTTCGCCGACGTGATGGTCCTGCGCAGCGCCGCCTTCGCGTAG
- a CDS encoding 3-oxoacyl-ACP synthase III family protein yields the protein MNTVRVAGAGAFIPSRTISTERIAAVFPGWSAERILEKTGIHERRFLWDIDARGRAIPPPEDDLPIYPASNTDMSETALRRALNQSGVDARELDALFLITCTPDELNFNHDAMALHHRLGCRADTFALVIDDGCGGTPYILDMVCKMMQGGRFKTVAVVASSLLSPQLNPDVYTGALPPAPGRKSLNAYLSAYVFGDGAGAVVLRADGREGEGILTTMSGNAHAELVIRRGGGVLRLPYQGRTRPVDMAFVVDGPRVAESYSFYMRQCLEEVLAHRPELRSEVKRYYFHQPNKRLMEHFIGTMGLPQKRVAINVDRYGNTSAAGKLILLAEDLESGRVRLGSGDLVLMAAVGANVHYGAQLIRL from the coding sequence ATGAACACTGTTCGCGTTGCAGGTGCCGGCGCATTCATTCCCTCTCGGACCATCAGCACCGAGCGCATCGCCGCCGTCTTCCCGGGCTGGTCCGCTGAGCGCATTCTCGAGAAGACAGGCATTCACGAACGGCGTTTCCTCTGGGACATCGACGCACGGGGCCGGGCCATTCCGCCACCCGAGGATGATCTGCCCATCTATCCGGCCTCCAACACAGACATGAGCGAGACCGCCCTGCGCCGGGCCCTGAATCAGTCGGGTGTGGACGCCCGGGAGCTGGATGCGCTCTTCCTCATCACCTGCACGCCGGACGAGCTGAACTTCAACCACGACGCCATGGCGCTGCACCACCGTCTGGGCTGCCGCGCCGATACCTTCGCGCTGGTGATCGACGATGGCTGTGGCGGCACTCCCTACATCCTCGACATGGTGTGCAAGATGATGCAGGGCGGCCGCTTCAAGACGGTGGCGGTGGTGGCCTCCTCGCTGCTCTCGCCCCAGCTGAACCCGGACGTCTACACTGGCGCACTTCCCCCTGCTCCAGGGCGCAAGTCGCTCAATGCCTACCTTTCCGCCTATGTCTTTGGAGATGGGGCGGGCGCGGTGGTGCTGCGCGCGGACGGCAGGGAGGGAGAGGGCATCCTGACGACCATGTCCGGCAACGCCCACGCGGAGTTGGTGATTCGCCGGGGTGGAGGTGTGCTGCGGCTGCCGTACCAGGGGCGGACGCGGCCGGTGGACATGGCCTTCGTGGTGGACGGGCCACGGGTAGCGGAGAGCTACTCCTTCTATATGCGCCAGTGCCTCGAAGAGGTGCTCGCCCATCGGCCCGAGCTGCGCTCCGAGGTGAAGCGCTACTACTTCCACCAGCCCAACAAGCGGCTGATGGAGCACTTCATCGGGACGATGGGCCTGCCTCAAAAGCGCGTGGCCATCAACGTGGACCGTTATGGCAACACTTCCGCGGCTGGGAAGCTCATCCTGCTGGCCGAGGACCTGGAATCGGGCCGGGTACGTCTGGGTAGTGGAGACCTGGTGCTGATGGCTGCTGTAGGAGCGAACGTCCACTACGGAGCACAGCTCATCCGGTTGTAG
- a CDS encoding DUF2378 family protein, whose amino-acid sequence MRLATPRDTARGMFFNGVLDVVRNLGGETVAQRCRSATGESKHLDFFNYPVTTFLRLCLAAVDEVGSQLGGCAETLRLIGEQSAKDFLSSTAGKTLLLLAGHDVKRILKQVPSAYATAVSYGTRTMRCAHYEKSGHFVIHHDFLPQAHHEGILRGVLLTAGVRNPRVKGYTTGQLNSEYEFFWD is encoded by the coding sequence ATGAGGCTCGCGACGCCAAGAGACACGGCACGAGGGATGTTCTTCAACGGCGTGCTGGACGTGGTGCGCAATCTGGGGGGGGAGACGGTGGCCCAGCGTTGCCGCAGTGCCACTGGAGAGAGCAAGCACCTCGACTTCTTCAATTATCCGGTGACCACCTTCCTGAGGCTGTGTCTGGCGGCGGTGGATGAAGTGGGCTCACAGCTCGGCGGCTGCGCGGAGACGCTGCGCCTGATTGGCGAGCAGTCCGCGAAGGACTTCCTGTCCTCCACGGCGGGCAAGACGCTCTTGCTGCTGGCGGGGCACGATGTGAAGCGCATCCTCAAGCAGGTCCCCTCCGCCTACGCCACGGCGGTCAGCTACGGGACTCGGACCATGAGGTGCGCCCACTACGAGAAGAGTGGCCACTTCGTCATCCACCACGACTTTCTCCCGCAGGCCCACCATGAGGGCATCCTGCGGGGGGTGCTGTTGACGGCGGGGGTCCGCAATCCCAGGGTCAAGGGGTACACCACCGGGCAGTTGAACAGCGAGTATGAGTTCTTCTGGGATTAG
- a CDS encoding SDR family NAD(P)-dependent oxidoreductase, whose product MARLDGKVALVIGGSGGIGKAAALALGQAGARVVVAARRVAEGSAVVQEILAQGGTARFVETDIAQLPQVTRAVQTTVAAFGRLDCAVNVPGITGQPSPIADCTDENWARVLHVNLTAFFWCLRAELQQMRAQGGGGRIVNVSSAIGKRAFRGLGPYGATKRAMESLTETAALEAAPDGITVNAVAPGSIATETFHDFTQGDAATERMMAETFHPMARIGQPEEVARAILFLCADATFTTGTTLSVDGGWVFRS is encoded by the coding sequence ATGGCTCGGCTCGATGGCAAGGTGGCACTGGTGATCGGTGGCAGTGGCGGTATTGGCAAGGCGGCCGCTCTGGCACTCGGGCAGGCGGGAGCCCGGGTCGTCGTGGCCGCACGGCGTGTGGCCGAGGGCTCGGCCGTGGTCCAGGAGATCCTCGCCCAGGGGGGCACGGCGCGCTTCGTCGAGACGGACATCGCCCAGTTGCCCCAGGTGACCCGGGCCGTGCAGACGACGGTGGCCGCGTTTGGCCGGCTCGACTGCGCCGTCAACGTGCCAGGAATCACCGGCCAGCCGAGCCCGATCGCCGATTGCACCGACGAGAACTGGGCTCGGGTGCTCCATGTCAACCTGACCGCCTTCTTCTGGTGCCTGCGCGCCGAGCTCCAGCAGATGCGGGCGCAGGGGGGAGGCGGCCGGATCGTCAACGTCTCGTCGGCCATCGGCAAGCGTGCGTTCCGAGGGCTGGGCCCGTATGGGGCCACCAAGCGCGCGATGGAGAGCCTCACCGAGACTGCCGCGCTCGAGGCCGCCCCGGACGGCATCACCGTCAACGCGGTGGCCCCGGGCTCCATCGCGACGGAGACCTTTCACGACTTCACCCAGGGCGACGCGGCCACCGAGCGGATGATGGCCGAGACCTTCCACCCCATGGCCCGCATCGGGCAGCCGGAGGAGGTGGCCCGCGCCATCCTCTTCCTCTGCGCCGATGCCACCTTCACCACCGGCACCACCCTCTCCGTGGACGGCGGCTGGGTCTTCCGCAGCTGA
- a CDS encoding TetR/AcrR family transcriptional regulator, whose translation MNPRSTTRSKPQSLRIRMKEEARAAILDAAEQVLAEQGIHAARMDDIAARVGVSVGTLYNYFEDRKQLLAALLEVRGRELLAMLDTELERSQGEPYRARLHGFLRCIVEHSRAHFQLFTLILEDVLKHGLTSGEDVSREQERSLELTRRIERLTQQGVEEGALRPEDACLYPTLLLGMLRAALVRQFLDKRPVPVDELIPSLLRCFLDGAAPRPG comes from the coding sequence ATGAACCCGCGTTCAACAACTCGAAGCAAGCCTCAGTCGCTGCGGATCCGGATGAAGGAGGAGGCGCGGGCCGCCATCCTCGACGCGGCGGAGCAGGTGCTGGCCGAGCAGGGCATCCACGCCGCGCGCATGGACGACATCGCCGCGCGCGTCGGGGTCTCCGTCGGGACGCTCTACAACTACTTCGAGGATCGGAAGCAGCTCCTGGCGGCGCTGCTCGAGGTGCGCGGGCGGGAGCTGCTGGCCATGCTCGACACGGAGCTGGAGCGGAGTCAGGGCGAGCCCTACCGCGCGCGGCTGCATGGCTTCCTGCGCTGCATCGTGGAGCACTCGCGCGCGCACTTCCAGCTGTTCACCCTCATCCTGGAGGATGTGCTGAAGCACGGCCTCACCTCGGGCGAGGACGTGAGCCGCGAGCAGGAGCGGTCCCTCGAGCTCACCCGCCGCATCGAGCGCCTCACCCAGCAGGGAGTGGAGGAAGGTGCCCTGCGCCCCGAGGACGCCTGTCTCTACCCCACGCTGCTGCTGGGCATGTTGCGCGCGGCCCTCGTCCGCCAGTTCCTCGACAAGCGCCCCGTGCCGGTCGACGAGCTGATCCCGTCGCTGTTGCGCTGCTTCCTGGATGGCGCCGCCCCGCGCCCCGGATGA
- a CDS encoding cytochrome P450 family protein, protein MTMNRMDERKETAPMAPGEGGTCPVTGRREAPAMSNVVLDRENPEFLANAYTTYAELRATAPVVRCPFGRGLADGAHPEGSKGREPGKVPGRDRLFVTRYDEAVSALLDDRLSSDFRSAMTPEQRALLEANMPEDFRPIAHSIIMLDPPDHTRLRKLVQPNFTARAMELLRPRIQRIVDELLDGVERKAAERGEAVSERRMDLVEAFAYPLPVTVISDMLGIPVEDREKVHGWAEGLLHADRQDAVRDEKLRAGMRAFRQYLDELFERKRREPAEDMISQMLHVQEDGDTLSHQEMVSMVFILFFAGHVTTVNLIGNGVVALLTHPEQHARFLADPAGLAKGLVEETLRYWGPVDYMSTPRIVKEELELAGTHIPQGENLSVGLASANRDPARFANPDVFDITRPDAHRNIAFGKGIHVCIGAPLARLEGQLAFESLFKRFPKLRLAIPTEELRWSSVASLRGFSRIPVLF, encoded by the coding sequence ATGACGATGAACAGGATGGACGAGCGGAAGGAAACGGCTCCGATGGCGCCGGGCGAGGGCGGGACCTGCCCCGTGACGGGACGGCGGGAGGCTCCGGCCATGAGCAACGTGGTCCTGGACAGGGAGAACCCGGAGTTCCTGGCCAACGCCTACACCACCTATGCCGAGCTGCGCGCCACGGCCCCGGTGGTGCGCTGCCCCTTCGGCCGCGGCCTCGCGGACGGAGCGCATCCGGAGGGCTCGAAGGGCCGCGAGCCGGGCAAGGTCCCCGGACGCGACAGGCTCTTCGTGACCCGGTACGACGAGGCGGTGTCCGCGCTGCTGGATGATCGCCTCTCGTCCGATTTCCGCTCGGCGATGACGCCGGAGCAGCGGGCGCTGCTGGAGGCGAACATGCCGGAGGACTTCCGGCCCATCGCGCACAGCATCATCATGCTCGACCCGCCGGATCACACGCGGCTGCGCAAGCTGGTCCAGCCCAACTTCACCGCTCGCGCCATGGAGCTGCTCCGGCCGCGCATCCAGCGGATCGTCGATGAGCTGCTCGACGGGGTCGAACGGAAGGCGGCCGAGCGGGGTGAGGCCGTGTCCGAGCGCCGGATGGACCTGGTCGAGGCCTTCGCCTATCCCCTGCCCGTCACGGTCATCAGCGACATGCTCGGCATCCCGGTGGAGGATCGCGAGAAGGTCCATGGCTGGGCGGAGGGCCTGCTGCACGCCGACCGTCAGGACGCCGTGAGGGACGAGAAGCTGCGGGCCGGCATGCGGGCGTTCAGGCAGTACCTGGACGAGCTGTTCGAGCGGAAGCGGCGTGAGCCAGCGGAGGACATGATCAGCCAGATGCTCCACGTGCAGGAGGACGGCGACACCCTCAGCCACCAGGAGATGGTGTCGATGGTGTTCATCCTGTTCTTCGCCGGGCACGTGACGACCGTGAACCTGATTGGCAACGGCGTCGTCGCGCTGCTGACGCACCCCGAGCAGCATGCCCGCTTCCTGGCGGACCCCGCCGGTCTGGCCAAGGGGCTGGTCGAGGAGACGCTGCGCTACTGGGGGCCGGTCGACTACATGAGCACGCCGCGCATCGTCAAAGAGGAGCTCGAGCTGGCGGGAACGCACATCCCCCAGGGGGAGAACCTGTCGGTGGGTCTGGCCTCGGCGAATCGGGATCCCGCGCGTTTCGCCAACCCGGACGTGTTCGACATCACGCGGCCGGACGCGCACCGGAACATCGCCTTCGGCAAGGGCATCCACGTCTGCATCGGGGCGCCGCTGGCGCGGCTCGAGGGGCAGCTCGCCTTCGAGTCCCTCTTCAAGCGCTTCCCGAAGCTGCGGCTGGCGATCCCCACCGAGGAGCTGCGGTGGAGCAGTGTCGCCAGCCTGCGCGGGTTCAGCCGGATTCCGGTCCTGTTCTAG
- a CDS encoding cytochrome P450, which yields MSLLDRFDFFDPEVMNNPYPYFAEMREKAPLFWNERLQAHILSRYEDVTYVLKNPALFSSVDIRVAGKLPKERTQITELGSVSNLVTSDPPNHTRLRGLVSRAFIPKRISELEPRVRELSRGLVAEMTARDEFDFMDGLASPLPVTVISEMLGIETSRRRDFKRWSDSLITAGSEILRTGKQSEESIRSAKEMLAYMTEIAEKRRQDPKGDLISLLVQESDGVAALTPQEVNSFAIVLLIAGNETTTNLLGNALVSLIRNPEQYEWLRRNPTLQACAAVAEETLRYDSPVLGLMRRVTQDVELAGGKLPADSTVMVLMASANHDPRKFANPERFDPQRDTTGLLSFGHGIHFCLGAPLSRLEAPVALQELMERAPKLGFAPRQPERIDYGSSFFLRGPRSLWLRKN from the coding sequence ATGAGCCTGCTGGACCGCTTCGACTTCTTCGACCCCGAGGTGATGAACAACCCCTACCCCTACTTCGCGGAGATGCGCGAGAAGGCGCCCCTCTTCTGGAACGAGCGCCTCCAGGCCCATATCCTCAGCCGCTACGAGGACGTGACGTACGTCCTGAAGAACCCGGCCCTGTTCTCGTCCGTGGACATCCGCGTCGCCGGCAAGCTGCCCAAGGAGCGGACGCAGATCACCGAGCTCGGCTCGGTGTCCAACCTCGTCACCTCGGATCCTCCCAACCACACGCGGCTGCGTGGCCTGGTGAGCCGCGCCTTCATCCCCAAGCGCATCTCCGAGCTGGAGCCCCGGGTGCGCGAGCTGTCCCGGGGGCTCGTCGCGGAGATGACCGCCCGTGACGAGTTCGACTTCATGGACGGACTGGCCTCTCCCCTGCCCGTGACCGTCATCTCGGAGATGCTCGGCATCGAGACCTCCCGGCGCCGGGACTTCAAGCGCTGGAGCGACTCGCTCATCACCGCCGGCTCCGAGATCCTGCGGACCGGGAAGCAGTCGGAGGAGAGCATCCGGAGCGCGAAGGAGATGCTCGCCTACATGACGGAGATCGCCGAGAAGCGCCGTCAGGATCCCAAGGGCGACCTCATCTCCCTGCTCGTCCAGGAGAGCGATGGCGTGGCCGCGCTGACACCCCAGGAGGTGAACTCCTTCGCCATCGTGCTGCTGATCGCCGGCAACGAGACCACCACCAACCTGCTCGGCAACGCGCTCGTCTCCCTCATCCGCAACCCGGAGCAGTACGAGTGGCTGCGGCGCAACCCCACGCTCCAGGCCTGCGCCGCCGTGGCCGAGGAGACCCTGCGCTACGACTCGCCCGTGCTGGGGCTGATGCGCCGGGTCACCCAGGACGTGGAGCTGGCCGGCGGGAAGCTCCCCGCGGACTCGACGGTGATGGTGCTGATGGCATCCGCCAATCATGACCCGCGCAAGTTCGCCAACCCGGAGCGCTTCGACCCGCAGCGCGATACGACGGGGCTGCTCTCGTTCGGCCACGGCATCCACTTCTGCCTGGGAGCCCCTCTGTCGCGGCTGGAGGCGCCGGTGGCGCTCCAGGAGCTGATGGAGCGCGCCCCGAAGCTGGGCTTCGCGCCCCGGCAGCCCGAGCGCATCGACTACGGGAGCTCGTTCTTCCTGCGCGGGCCCCGCTCGCTCTGGCTGCGCAAGAACTGA
- a CDS encoding DUF1801 domain-containing protein has translation MATRKVQAKKPAAKKPAAKKPAASVRKTKSSSQTTGADQVDAYMKDLEHPLKAEIEAVRTIILGANKKVAERVKWNAPSFYYKEDIAAFHPRARDCVHVVFVFPRGTMPSDRFGFLEGDYVDRRMARFRDMADVQANKAGLVRLVNHWVRAMDEVH, from the coding sequence GTGGCCACTCGGAAGGTGCAAGCGAAGAAGCCCGCGGCCAAGAAGCCCGCGGCCAAGAAGCCCGCGGCCAGCGTGAGGAAGACGAAGTCGTCGTCCCAGACGACGGGCGCGGACCAGGTGGACGCGTACATGAAGGACCTGGAGCACCCGCTGAAGGCCGAGATCGAAGCCGTGCGGACGATCATCCTGGGGGCGAACAAGAAGGTCGCCGAGCGCGTGAAGTGGAACGCGCCGAGCTTCTATTACAAAGAGGACATCGCGGCCTTCCATCCCCGCGCTCGGGACTGCGTGCACGTCGTCTTCGTCTTCCCGCGAGGCACGATGCCGAGCGATCGGTTCGGCTTCCTGGAGGGCGACTACGTGGATCGGCGCATGGCGCGGTTCCGCGACATGGCCGATGTCCAGGCGAACAAGGCCGGCCTCGTGCGGCTCGTGAACCACTGGGTCCGCGCCATGGACGAGGTGCACTGA
- a CDS encoding LysR family transcriptional regulator — MDLEELRAFLDVVNTGSFLAAADSLGVSRTTLRRRVEALEARAGVPLLKSTHQGIVLTEAGEVLARRGRIMMQETSALLASIREVGHAPSGVLRLVLPVGLPPHLLTPLFELLRTSYPQLRVHARFSDNPLGEPLDDVDMAVHFGEDTPKGPWRSHVVMRVHEGLMASQEYLRRRGTPRSVEELRGHELFAWEAPGDDARIWPTLRGGSFTVEPALIATDIHLIRSCCLAGLGIGLMPSVELPDPGSPPEQLVPVLPDVVGRERPVRISVPEALSEIPKIKQVLSHILRFLEPL, encoded by the coding sequence ATGGATCTGGAAGAGTTGCGCGCCTTTCTCGACGTCGTGAATACCGGCTCGTTCCTGGCCGCCGCGGACTCCCTGGGCGTGTCGCGCACCACCTTGAGGCGCCGCGTCGAGGCGCTCGAGGCACGCGCCGGTGTGCCGCTCCTCAAGAGCACCCACCAGGGCATCGTCTTGACCGAAGCCGGCGAGGTGCTCGCCCGGCGCGGGCGGATCATGATGCAGGAGACGAGCGCGTTGCTGGCATCCATCCGCGAGGTGGGCCATGCGCCCTCGGGGGTGCTGAGGCTGGTGCTGCCCGTGGGACTGCCGCCGCACCTGCTCACTCCCCTCTTCGAGCTGTTGCGGACCTCCTATCCGCAACTGCGCGTCCACGCCCGCTTCAGCGACAACCCCCTGGGCGAGCCGCTGGACGACGTGGACATGGCGGTCCACTTCGGGGAGGACACGCCCAAGGGGCCGTGGCGCTCGCACGTGGTGATGCGGGTGCACGAGGGGCTGATGGCCAGCCAGGAGTACCTGCGGCGGAGAGGGACTCCGCGCTCGGTGGAGGAGCTGCGAGGCCACGAGCTCTTCGCCTGGGAGGCCCCGGGAGACGACGCCCGTATCTGGCCCACGCTCCGGGGCGGCTCGTTCACGGTCGAGCCGGCGCTCATCGCGACGGACATCCACCTGATCCGCTCCTGTTGCCTCGCCGGGCTGGGCATTGGCCTGATGCCCAGCGTCGAGCTGCCCGACCCGGGCAGTCCACCAGAGCAGCTGGTGCCCGTGCTGCCCGACGTCGTGGGACGTGAGCGCCCGGTCCGCATCAGCGTGCCCGAGGCGCTCTCCGAGATTCCCAAGATCAAGCAGGTGCTCTCGCACATCCTCCGCTTCCTGGAACCGCTCTGA
- a CDS encoding glutathione S-transferase family protein — protein sequence MTPNPGPPPQLYFHPFASFCQKVLVALYENGTPFEPHFVDLGDPASRQAFLAIWPVGKMPVLVDRAANRTIPESSIIIEYLDRHYPGATRLIPDDFDKALETRLQDRFFDLQIAEPMQKIVTDRIRPKGRGDPHGVEAARASLRTAYDLLDRQMATRTWAVGEAFTLADCGAAPALFYANWVEPITHAHVRAYLDRLMKRPSFARAVEEARPYRVLFPQPRTDD from the coding sequence ATGACGCCCAACCCTGGACCGCCTCCGCAGCTCTACTTCCACCCCTTCGCCTCTTTCTGTCAGAAGGTGCTGGTCGCGCTCTACGAGAACGGGACTCCGTTCGAGCCGCACTTCGTCGACCTGGGCGATCCGGCCTCCCGCCAGGCCTTCCTGGCCATCTGGCCGGTGGGAAAGATGCCGGTCCTGGTGGACCGCGCCGCGAACCGGACGATCCCCGAGTCCAGCATCATCATCGAATACCTGGACCGCCATTACCCCGGCGCGACGCGGTTGATCCCCGACGACTTCGACAAGGCCCTGGAGACGCGTCTGCAAGATCGCTTCTTCGATCTCCAGATCGCCGAGCCGATGCAGAAGATCGTCACCGACCGGATCCGCCCGAAAGGGCGGGGTGATCCGCACGGCGTGGAAGCGGCCAGGGCCTCGCTGCGCACCGCCTACGACCTGCTCGATCGCCAGATGGCGACCCGGACCTGGGCCGTCGGCGAGGCGTTCACCCTGGCGGACTGCGGCGCGGCCCCCGCCTTGTTCTATGCCAACTGGGTCGAGCCCATCACCCACGCGCACGTCAGGGCCTATCTGGACCGCCTGATGAAACGTCCTTCCTTCGCCCGCGCCGTGGAAGAGGCCCGTCCCTACAGAGTCCTCTTCCCACAGCCGCGGACGGACGATTAG
- a CDS encoding alpha/beta fold hydrolase: MERFVEVAEGVSLWVESRGPEDAPAVLLIMGSTVSGRVWPDELVDLLARRYRVIRYDHRDTGASTWAFDRVPYSATRMAEDALAILDALGIERAHVVGLSLGGFLVQWLLVTHPERLLGATVIGAPALEGAPARANGTARAPIDPGLYEFWSHMFEPRDREAQIEWKIENWRRLNGKVIPFDAEEFRALERRIIAHSGRHDTSDAHARADPSGLARGAELVHVTVPTLVIATPEDPTNPESNSRFLAETLPRSTLVTIDGMGHAIPRAVVPPLAAALLNHFEAVGRR; this comes from the coding sequence ATGGAACGCTTTGTCGAGGTCGCGGAGGGAGTATCGCTTTGGGTCGAATCACGGGGTCCGGAGGATGCACCCGCCGTTCTGCTCATCATGGGCTCCACCGTCTCGGGACGGGTCTGGCCCGACGAGCTCGTCGACCTGCTGGCTCGGAGATACCGGGTCATCCGCTATGACCACCGGGACACCGGAGCGTCCACCTGGGCCTTCGACAGGGTCCCCTACTCCGCGACCCGGATGGCCGAGGACGCGCTGGCCATCCTCGATGCGCTCGGCATCGAGCGCGCGCACGTCGTGGGCCTGTCGTTGGGAGGCTTCCTGGTGCAGTGGCTCCTGGTCACGCATCCCGAGCGGCTGCTCGGCGCGACGGTCATCGGGGCGCCCGCCCTCGAGGGTGCTCCCGCCCGCGCCAACGGGACGGCGCGAGCCCCCATCGACCCGGGCCTGTACGAGTTCTGGAGCCACATGTTCGAGCCGCGCGACCGCGAGGCGCAGATCGAATGGAAGATCGAGAACTGGCGCAGGCTCAACGGGAAGGTGATTCCCTTCGATGCCGAGGAGTTCCGCGCATTGGAGCGGCGCATCATCGCCCACTCCGGCCGTCACGACACCTCGGATGCCCATGCGCGAGCCGACCCCTCGGGACTGGCGCGTGGCGCGGAGCTCGTCCACGTCACCGTGCCCACGCTCGTCATCGCCACCCCAGAGGATCCCACCAATCCCGAGTCCAACTCGCGGTTCCTGGCGGAGACCCTGCCGCGCTCGACCCTGGTGACGATCGACGGGATGGGGCATGCGATTCCACGCGCCGTCGTACCCCCGCTCGCGGCGGCGCTCCTGAACCACTTCGAGGCCGTGGGCCGCCGTTGA
- a CDS encoding NAD(P)/FAD-dependent oxidoreductase, with the protein MAASSEVIIVGAGPAGCAAAIGCATAGLSVRLLESARFPRDLPGETLHPGVEALLERLGVAAEVRAAGFPRHEGIWTHSPEGSVFTPYGAGAEGPWRGFQAWRAELDGLLLRRAVALGVEVLQPCRALQPLVERGRVVGVETSQGLQHGRFVVDASGRGRWFTRKHGLARSVDSPLLLARYGYVHGHFVEQDEHPSLRWEPDGWEWIARVRPGLYAWTRLSLHARRRTRPDPPRVLSSGRAVGAPRGADVTWSRVEAPAGDGYFIAGDAAAVVDPASSQGVLRALMQGMMAAHLITACVKGTAPETEVARFYRGWVRDMYQRSASALRARYASMLREGGAAQDHHVGEVLAHRRETQRAL; encoded by the coding sequence ATGGCCGCGTCCTCGGAGGTCATCATCGTGGGAGCGGGTCCGGCCGGATGCGCGGCGGCCATCGGGTGTGCCACGGCCGGGTTGAGCGTACGGCTCCTCGAGTCGGCCCGTTTCCCGAGGGACCTCCCGGGTGAGACGCTGCACCCGGGCGTGGAAGCGCTCCTGGAGCGGCTGGGCGTGGCCGCCGAGGTCCGGGCCGCGGGCTTCCCACGCCATGAAGGCATCTGGACGCATTCCCCCGAGGGAAGCGTGTTCACCCCCTACGGGGCCGGTGCGGAGGGGCCGTGGCGCGGCTTCCAGGCCTGGCGCGCCGAGCTCGATGGTCTCCTGCTGCGGCGCGCGGTGGCGTTGGGGGTCGAGGTCCTGCAGCCCTGCCGGGCCCTCCAACCGCTCGTCGAGCGGGGGAGGGTGGTGGGGGTGGAGACGTCCCAGGGACTCCAGCACGGCCGGTTCGTGGTCGATGCCAGCGGCCGGGGGCGCTGGTTCACCCGGAAGCACGGACTCGCCAGGAGCGTGGACTCGCCGCTCCTGCTCGCCCGGTACGGCTACGTGCACGGCCACTTCGTGGAGCAGGACGAGCACCCGTCCCTGCGTTGGGAGCCGGACGGTTGGGAGTGGATCGCCAGGGTCCGTCCGGGGCTCTACGCGTGGACACGGCTGTCACTCCATGCCCGGAGGCGGACACGGCCGGACCCGCCCCGGGTTCTGAGCTCGGGCAGGGCCGTCGGCGCTCCTCGTGGGGCGGATGTCACCTGGAGCCGTGTCGAGGCCCCGGCTGGCGACGGATACTTCATCGCCGGGGACGCGGCGGCGGTGGTGGACCCCGCCTCCTCCCAGGGAGTCCTGCGCGCGCTGATGCAGGGCATGATGGCCGCACACCTCATCACCGCCTGCGTGAAGGGAACGGCCCCCGAGACGGAAGTGGCCCGCTTCTATCGCGGCTGGGTCCGGGACATGTACCAGCGGTCCGCCTCCGCGCTTCGCGCACGGTACGCGTCCATGCTACGCGAAGGCGGCGCTGCGCAGGACCATCACGTCGGCGAAGTCCTGGCGCACCGGCGCGAGACTCAGCGCGCCCTGTGA